The following coding sequences lie in one Vanessa tameamea isolate UH-Manoa-2023 chromosome 17, ilVanTame1 primary haplotype, whole genome shotgun sequence genomic window:
- the LOC113400307 gene encoding peptidyl-prolyl cis-trans isomerase sig-7: protein MAVVIETTLGDITVDLYLDQRPVTCLNFLKLCKMKYYNYNLFHTIRSGFIAQTGDPSGEGSGGQSIWGILEGPQKRFFSGEKMPKIRHTGAGLLSMVGTDDMMIGSQFFITLAPDLDSLDGTHCVIGEVTEGHEVLTKLNEVICDESHRPYRDVRITHTVVLEDPFNDPSGLRAPSRSPSPSAERLKGGRIAPDEEIDETQGKSAEEIQEMIEEKEAKARATILEIVGDLPDAEIAPPENVLFVCKLNPVTTDEDLEIIFSRFGTIVSCEVIRDKKTGNSLQYAFIEFENKKSCEDAYFKMDNVLIDDRRIHVDFSQSVSKMRWLGKGRGVQYFDDDTNMPQPKDEVKHRERHTDKRYRIEDHAIQERHHDKRENKRDRDGRYGRDRNNHKQHRDRSRSRSRQEYSRDRASERGNDRYSKENAQIRDNKYRDSNKYDNHKNNHSSSHKSRFSSNYNDRRESSKSPRRYNDKSDYRKHNDKKYDKNSTNSHNSHRMESKHRHSNNEEKHKQTNREYRDEKNKVDNDQSKTPSPAVKNKKDNKNDKKVIKKHSTKKRKHSTSSSDSSETSSSSSESSSSSDNDKKKKKLKKKKRKRSTSSSSSETSSNSSSSSSSDSSDTSSSSDSKHSKKKRKNNTKKTGRKTKKKL from the coding sequence atggcGGTTGTGATTGAAACTACACTGGGAGATATAACTGTCGATTTGTATTTAGATCAACGACCTGTAACatgtttaaactttttaaagctTTGCAAGATGAAATACTACAATTACAACCTATTTCATACGATACGAAGCGGCTTTATTGCCCAAACAGGGGACCCCAGCGGCGAAGGATCTGGCGGGCAGTCAATATGGGGTATATTAGAAGGGCctcaaaaaagatttttttcagGAGAAAAAATGCCTAAAATTAGACACACTGGAGCTGGCTTACTATCTATGGTAGGTACTGATGACATGATGATAGGTtctcaattttttattacacttgCACCAGATTTAGATTCATTAGATGGAACTCATTGTGTCATAGGAGAAGTAACAGAAGGGCATGAAGTATTAACAAAACTCAATGAAGTAATTTGTGATGAGTCTCACCGTCCATATAGAGATGTAAGAATCACCCATACAGTTGTATTAGAAGATCCTTTCAATGACCCGTCTGGCTTAAGAGCTCCATCAAGATCCCCATCTCCAAGTGCAGAACGTCTAAAAGGTGGAAGAATAGCCCCTGATGAAGAAATTGATGAAACCCAAGGTAAAAGTGCTGAAGAAATACAAGAAATGATTGAGGAAAAGGAAGCCAAAGCTCGAGCTACAATATTAGAGATTGTTGGTGACTTGCCTGATGCTGAAATTGCTCCACCAGAGaatgtattgtttgtttgtaaactGAATCCTGTCACAACTGATGAAGatctagaaataatatttagtcgTTTTGGTACAATAGTAAGTTGTGAAGTAATTAGAGATAAAAAAACGGGAAATTCCTTACAATATGCTTTTatagaatttgaaaataaaaaatcctgtGAAGATGCTTATTTCAAAATGGATAATGTCTTAATTGATGATAGACGGATTCATGTTGACTTTTCACAATCTGTTTCTAAAATGAGATGGTTAGGTAAGGGGAGAGGTGTACAATATTTTGATGATGATACAAATATGCCTCAACCTAAAGATGAAGTAAAACATAGAGAAAGACATACAGATAAAAGGTACAGAATAGAGGATCATGCAATACAGGAAAGACATCATGATAAAAGAGAGAATAAAAGAGACAGGGATGGGAGATATGGCAGAGATAGGAACAATCATAAGCAGCATAGAGATAGAAGTAGGAGTAGATCTAGACAGGAGTATTCTCGGGATAGAGCTTCAGAAAGAGGAAATGATAGATATTCTAAAGAAAATGCACAAATTAGAGACAATAAATATAGAGACTCAAATAAGTatgataatcataaaaataatcactCTAGTTCTCATAAATCAAGATTCTCATCTAATTATAATGATAGGAGGGAAAGTAGCAAATCACCAAGGCGATATAATGACAAATCAGACTATAGAAAACATAATGATAAGAAATATGACAAAAATTCAACCAATAGTCACAATTCACACAGAATGGAATCTAAACATAGACACTCAAATAATGAAGAAAAGCACAAACAAACTAACCGAGAATATAgggatgaaaaaaataaagttgataATGACCAATCAAAAACACCATCACCTGcggttaaaaacaaaaaagataataaGAATGATAAAAAGGTCATTAAAAAGCACAGTACAAAGAAGCGTAAGCATTCCACTTCATCATCTGATTCATCAGAAACTAGCTCATCTAGTAGTGAATCTAGTTCTTCGAGTGATAATGataagaagaaaaagaaattaaagaagaaaaaaagaaaGCGTTCAACATCAAGCAGCAGCAGTGAAACAAGCAGTAACAGTAGTTCATCAAGTAGCTCAGATTCAAGTGATACTAGCTCAAGTTCTGATAGTaaacattctaaaaaaaaacgtaagaaTAATACCAAAAAGACAGGGAGAAAGACTAAAAAGAAATTATAG
- the LOC113400308 gene encoding putative neuropeptide precursor protein isoform X2, whose amino-acid sequence MLLISLTAVFAVLVVNNAEPVPNTKGNSEGYEQAVEQRYESPQSNGELDNLIMRPELYGEPPAMEGLSGGYESRRRKRGSGKVGGAGAATKVATKSGSGKKNLKVNDAPMPVDFVIQENDNNRRKRGSGTKVGGAAASAKTATKNSGGNKKNFRSVSERRKRDSGLSAADVRALLNFWEAQERRKQDLHATSRNAEIPYYGNVNTLDLGQPEVDEVGDIWLRDDGAIDPRERDYPRQSYFSEQNRVGLPMGLPEIYPVDPNELMQRYEEARRKRMYVNKMKRFMVARKRSDMHQNNYRPRDDLYTLAELLRSAPRVQEQDIPVYRRLIL is encoded by the exons ATGTTACTAATCTCGCTCACCGCGGTCTTCGCGGTCCTTGTAGTCAACAATGCAGAGCCTGTCCCGAATACCAAAG GTAATTCTGAAGGATATGAGCAAGCTGTCGAGCAACGATATGAATCTCCTCAATCTAACGGGGAACTGGACAATCTTATTATGAGACCAGAGTTATATGGGGAGCCTCCTGCTATGGAGGGCCTCTCGGGTGGGTACGAGTCCCGACGTCGTAAGCGTGGTAGTGGAAAGGTGGGGGGAGCTGGTGCTGCTACAAAAGTTGCTACGAAATCTGGCTCAGGAAAGAAAAATCTTAA AGTAAATGACGCACCAATGCCAGTAGATTTCGTTATCCAAGAGAATGATAACAATCGTCGTAAACGTGGTAGTGGGACAAAGGTAGGCGGAGCAGCAGCCTCAGCAAAAACTGCTACCAAAAATTCTGggggaaacaaaaaaaattttag GTCTGTATCTGAGCGTCGTAAGAGAGACTCTGGTCTAAGCGCCGCAGATGTTAGAGCGCTACTTAACTTTTGGGAAGCTCAAGAAAGAAGAAAACAAGATTTACATGCCACGAGCCGAAACGCTGAAATTCCGTATTACGGTAATGTCAATACATTAGATCTAGGTCAACCTGAAGTTGACGAAGTTGGAGATATATGGTTACGCGATGATGGAGCAATTGATCCGCGAGAAAGAGATTACCCCCGTCAGTCTTATTTCTCCGAACAAAATCGTGTTGGCTTGCCGATGGGTTTACCTGAAATATACCCAGTTGACCCTAACGAACTTATGCAAAGGTATGAAGAGGCACGTCGTAAGAGAATGTACGTGAATAAGATGAAACGCTTTATGGTCGCTCGAAAACGTTCGGATATGCACCAGAACAATTATCGGCCCCGTGATGATCTGTACACTCTGGCTGAACTTCTGCGTTCTGCACCCCGTGTTCAAGAACAAGATATACCTGTCTATCGCCGACTGATACTGTAA
- the LOC135193753 gene encoding uncharacterized protein LOC135193753, whose product MVDINLQSDNEIPIADNDTENEPESIVIAYLRNKDTLRENDEIFTTRKKSSLLENVPKMETILEELSENSLDVHIPSYPGSPRSLNVGSGTSYTSDIHQDSRIKEAIEFLHQDKEFLVAAEIGNDNLLAIYIRRGFAIQQVDHLGRNALHLAVCSGNLRAIKLLLDSGVDPNVKDNVGMTPLSLSLMRRPSLLVASFLFDHGARIMQRSNPMDTGLFIQFAMMCTPTLEEQNILRLLVYKGAVINDPYAPGGRQALHFAAMSNNITLIKILVKLGADMYMTNHRNETPKDTAATFKCKEAYELLLQLEDKELTISNSSTTFNW is encoded by the exons ATGGTTGACATCAATTTACAAAGCGACAATGAAATACCCATAGCCGACAATGACACTGAAAATGAACCGGAATCAATAGTCATTGCTTATCTTCGCAACAAAGATACACTTCGTGAGAATGATGAAATTTTTACGACCAGAAAAAAATCATCATTGCTTGAAAATGTGCCGAAAATGGAGACAATACTTGAGG AATTATCAGAAAATTCGCTGGATGTTCATATTCCATCATACCCTGGATCTCCTCGATCTCTTAATGTTGGATCTGGTACATCTTATACATCTGACATTCACCAAGACAGTCGTATTAAAGAAGCTATTGAGTTTCTCCATCAAGACAAAGAATTTTTAGTAGCAGCTGAAATCggaaatgataatttattagcAATTTATATAag AAGAGGATTCGCCATTCAACAAGTTGATCATCTCGGAAGAAATGCGCTTCATTTAGCAGTTTGTTCCGGAAATTTGCGGGCTATTAAGTTACTCTTAGATTCTGGTGTAGACCCAAACGTAAAAGATAACGTTGGAATGACTCCTCTCTCCCTATCATTAATGAGAAG ACCCTCTTTGTTAGTAgcttcttttttatttgaccaCGGAGCGAGAATTATGCAAAGGTCTAATCCTATGGACACTGGCTTATTTATTC AATTTGCAATGATGTGCACGCCAACACTAGAAGAACAAAATATTCTGCGTCTTCTCGTTTATAAGGGAGCTGTTATAAATGACCCTTATGCTCCCGGTGGCCGACAAGCCCTCCACTTTGCTGCCATGAGTAACAAtatcactttaataaaaatccttGTAAAACTTGGCGCCGATATGTATATGACAAATCATAGAAATGAAACTCCAAAGGACACGGCTGCAACCTTCAAATGTAAAGAAGCGTATGAACTCTTATTGCAGCTAGAAGATAAGGAGCTTACAATATCAAATTCATCTACTACATTTAATTGGTAA
- the LOC113400308 gene encoding putative neuropeptide precursor protein isoform X1, which yields MLLISLTAVFAVLVVNNAEPVPNTKDDGPIAELPENWDQTKDDTQSLFLNKSDKNDLEPYPLALSEEGNSEGYEQAVEQRYESPQSNGELDNLIMRPELYGEPPAMEGLSGGYESRRRKRGSGKVGGAGAATKVATKSGSGKKNLKVNDAPMPVDFVIQENDNNRRKRGSGTKVGGAAASAKTATKNSGGNKKNFRSVSERRKRDSGLSAADVRALLNFWEAQERRKQDLHATSRNAEIPYYGNVNTLDLGQPEVDEVGDIWLRDDGAIDPRERDYPRQSYFSEQNRVGLPMGLPEIYPVDPNELMQRYEEARRKRMYVNKMKRFMVARKRSDMHQNNYRPRDDLYTLAELLRSAPRVQEQDIPVYRRLIL from the exons ATGTTACTAATCTCGCTCACCGCGGTCTTCGCGGTCCTTGTAGTCAACAATGCAGAGCCTGTCCCGAATACCAAAG ATGATGGTCCAATTGCTGAACTGCCAGAGAACTGGGACCAAACAAAAGACGATACGCAGTCGTTATTTCTTAACAAGAGCGACAAAAATGACCTCGAACCTTATCCTCTCGCTCTAAGTGAAGAAG GTAATTCTGAAGGATATGAGCAAGCTGTCGAGCAACGATATGAATCTCCTCAATCTAACGGGGAACTGGACAATCTTATTATGAGACCAGAGTTATATGGGGAGCCTCCTGCTATGGAGGGCCTCTCGGGTGGGTACGAGTCCCGACGTCGTAAGCGTGGTAGTGGAAAGGTGGGGGGAGCTGGTGCTGCTACAAAAGTTGCTACGAAATCTGGCTCAGGAAAGAAAAATCTTAA AGTAAATGACGCACCAATGCCAGTAGATTTCGTTATCCAAGAGAATGATAACAATCGTCGTAAACGTGGTAGTGGGACAAAGGTAGGCGGAGCAGCAGCCTCAGCAAAAACTGCTACCAAAAATTCTGggggaaacaaaaaaaattttag GTCTGTATCTGAGCGTCGTAAGAGAGACTCTGGTCTAAGCGCCGCAGATGTTAGAGCGCTACTTAACTTTTGGGAAGCTCAAGAAAGAAGAAAACAAGATTTACATGCCACGAGCCGAAACGCTGAAATTCCGTATTACGGTAATGTCAATACATTAGATCTAGGTCAACCTGAAGTTGACGAAGTTGGAGATATATGGTTACGCGATGATGGAGCAATTGATCCGCGAGAAAGAGATTACCCCCGTCAGTCTTATTTCTCCGAACAAAATCGTGTTGGCTTGCCGATGGGTTTACCTGAAATATACCCAGTTGACCCTAACGAACTTATGCAAAGGTATGAAGAGGCACGTCGTAAGAGAATGTACGTGAATAAGATGAAACGCTTTATGGTCGCTCGAAAACGTTCGGATATGCACCAGAACAATTATCGGCCCCGTGATGATCTGTACACTCTGGCTGAACTTCTGCGTTCTGCACCCCGTGTTCAAGAACAAGATATACCTGTCTATCGCCGACTGATACTGTAA